The Acomys russatus chromosome 18, mAcoRus1.1, whole genome shotgun sequence genome includes a region encoding these proteins:
- the LOC127202359 gene encoding glucosamine-6-phosphate isomerase 1-like → MDKYVGLPREHPESYHSFMRNNFFKHIDIHPENTHILDGNAADLQAECDAFEEKIQAAGKIELFVGGIGPHGHIAFNEPGSTLVSRTWVKTLAMDTILANARFFDGDLAKVPAMALTVGVGTVMDAKEVMILITGAHKAFALYKAMEEGVNHMWTVSAFQQHPRTVFVCDKDATLELKVRTVKYFKGLMLVHNKLVDALYSIKEKEI, encoded by the coding sequence ATGGACAAGTACGTGGGCCTTCCTCGAGAACATCCAGAGAGCTACCATTCCTTCATGCGGAACAATTTCTTCAAGCACATTGACATCCACCCTGAAAACACCCACATTCTGGATGGGAATGCGGCTGACCTGCAGGCTGAGTGCGATGCCTTTGAGGAGAAGATCCAGGCTGCAGGCAAGATTGAACTCTTTGTTGGAGGCATTGGCCCCCATGGACACATTGCCTTCAATGAGCCGGGCTCCACTCTGGTGTCCAGGACCTGGGTGAAGACTCTGGCCATGGACACCATCCTGGCCAACGCTAGGTTCTTTGATGGAGATCTCGCCAAGGTGCCTGCCATGGCCCTAACCGTGGGTGTAGGCACTGTCATGGATGCTAAAGAGGTGATGATCCTCATCACAGGTGCTCACAAGGCTTTCGCTCTGTACAAAGCCATGGAGGAGGGCGTGAACCATATGTGGACTGTGTCGGCCTTCCAGCAGCATCCCCGAACCGTGTTTGTATGTGACAAGGATGCCACCCTGGAGCTCAAAGTGAGGACAGTCAAGTATTTCAAAGGTTTAATGCTCGTTCACAACAAGTTGGTGGACGCCCTGTACAGTATCAAGGAGAAGGAAATTTAG